A stretch of Mya arenaria isolate MELC-2E11 chromosome 14, ASM2691426v1 DNA encodes these proteins:
- the LOC128217296 gene encoding COMM domain-containing protein 7-like: MSAQSFHFSQETPPDSMFSDIQTLNKFQDEQFGHLVQYVFEFLTDPTKSSRLFGQLEDFAAENGVSGNALKNVFKSILSIPNSALKKSLSPEQIKEDLDNLGLSEGKASYFVDQWRANLVGLSRSALGQTLMVNQLVDMEWKFGVTAASSELDKVGNTFLQLKLVINTGNGVTNSYMELTLPQFYSFLHEMEKAKASLEYLS; encoded by the exons ATGTCTGCTCAAAGTTTTCACTTCAGCCAGGAAACACCCCCTGATTCCATGTTTAGTGATATTCAGACACTGAACAAGTTCCAAGATGAG caATTTGGGCATTTGGTGCAGTATGTGTTTGAATTCCTGACAGATCCAACGAAG TCCTCTCGATTATTTGGTCAGTTGGAGGATTTTGCTGCTGAAAATGGCGTCAGTGggaatgctttaaaaaatgtcttCAAAAGCATTTTATCTATCCCAAACA gTGCATTGAAAAAAAGCCTGAGTCCAGAACAAATAAAAGAAGACTTGGATAACCTTG GTTTGTCGGAAGGAAAAGCCAGTTATTTTGTGGATCAATGGAGGGCCAATCTTGTTGGGCTTTCACGGAGCGCCCTCGGGCAAACTTTGATGGTCAACCAGCTTGTTGATATGGAGTGGAAATTTGGAG TGACTGCAGCTAGCAGCGAGCTTGACAAAGTGGGTAACACATTCCTTCAGCTCAAGTTGGTCATCAATACTGGAAATGGGGTCACCAACTCTTATATGG AACTGACACTGCCCCAGTTCTACTCATTCCTTCATGAAATGGAAAAAGCCAAAGCCAGTTTGGAATACCTCAGTTAG